One part of the Arcanobacterium phocisimile genome encodes these proteins:
- a CDS encoding bifunctional folylpolyglutamate synthase/dihydrofolate synthase codes for MNDAMDSAPTPDEVDDNSEALAALFASPLFAGPDPSVVSDVQSHEEAEATQWVEDAEVYARVQQIYTAIVSRAPEHKVQPSLDRVRRALDLMGNPQESFRTIHITGTNGKTSTARIVEALLRERGLRTGRFTSPHLSSVRERISIDGQAISATDFVQTWDDVEPFIDMVDTESQAAGGPRMSFFEVFTVMAYSAFAMAPVDVAVVEVGMGGRWDATNVIDADVAMIMPISHDHEKWLGHELTDIAFEKVGIVKPGSTLILAPQDPEVRAMAYEQAHRVQANIVDNFEVLSREAAVGGQLISLRTPAAVYEDIPLAMLGAYQAQNAAAALSAVEAFFGGAALPANVVEHALMSTSSPGRLEVVKSSPLVIVDAAHNPAGARVTREGLEEYFPGPRVAVFSAMADKDVAGILTELEPAFHSIVLTEMVGDRAMDIDELQEIAVDIFGEDRVRVETELLDAVAAAVDIAETVDPDAIAPASVTVLGSIMLAGHARELLGASIVDMESHA; via the coding sequence ATGAATGACGCTATGGATTCGGCTCCTACGCCGGACGAGGTCGATGACAACAGTGAAGCGTTGGCTGCGCTTTTTGCCTCCCCGCTGTTTGCGGGGCCGGATCCTAGCGTCGTTTCTGATGTGCAGAGCCATGAGGAAGCCGAAGCTACCCAATGGGTAGAAGACGCTGAAGTGTATGCGCGTGTGCAGCAGATTTACACCGCTATCGTCTCGCGTGCTCCCGAACACAAGGTTCAGCCTTCGCTTGATCGGGTGCGCCGCGCTCTAGATCTGATGGGTAACCCACAAGAGTCATTCCGGACCATTCACATCACCGGAACAAACGGTAAGACGTCGACTGCACGTATCGTTGAAGCATTGTTGCGCGAACGCGGTTTGCGTACCGGGCGTTTTACCTCCCCGCATTTGAGTTCGGTTCGGGAACGTATCTCGATTGACGGTCAAGCTATTTCGGCTACCGATTTCGTACAAACCTGGGATGATGTTGAACCGTTCATCGACATGGTGGATACGGAGTCCCAGGCGGCTGGCGGTCCGCGGATGTCGTTCTTCGAAGTGTTCACGGTGATGGCCTATTCGGCGTTCGCAATGGCACCTGTTGACGTGGCTGTTGTGGAAGTAGGCATGGGCGGACGTTGGGATGCTACCAACGTGATCGACGCCGATGTTGCCATGATTATGCCGATCTCGCACGATCATGAAAAGTGGCTTGGCCATGAATTGACCGATATCGCCTTTGAGAAGGTTGGTATCGTTAAGCCTGGTTCGACGCTTATTTTGGCGCCGCAAGATCCAGAAGTGCGCGCAATGGCATACGAGCAAGCCCACCGTGTCCAGGCCAATATCGTGGACAACTTCGAGGTATTGAGCCGCGAGGCTGCAGTTGGTGGTCAGCTCATTTCGTTGCGCACTCCGGCAGCCGTTTATGAAGACATCCCGTTGGCGATGCTCGGCGCCTACCAGGCTCAAAACGCGGCAGCTGCGTTGAGCGCAGTTGAAGCGTTCTTTGGTGGAGCCGCGCTACCGGCAAACGTGGTTGAACATGCGCTGATGTCTACCTCCTCGCCGGGCCGACTCGAAGTGGTGAAGTCTTCGCCACTGGTCATCGTTGATGCAGCCCATAATCCGGCTGGCGCGCGCGTGACTCGTGAGGGGCTCGAAGAGTATTTCCCTGGCCCGCGAGTAGCTGTGTTTAGCGCCATGGCAGATAAAGACGTAGCCGGTATTCTCACTGAGCTCGAACCTGCCTTCCATTCGATTGTGCTGACCGAAATGGTTGGGGATCGGGCCATGGATATTGACGAACTACAGGAGATCGCCGTCGATATTTTCGGTGAAGATCGGGTTCGTGTCGAAACTGAACTGCTCGACGCGGTTGCGGCAGCAGTCGATATTGCGGAAACTGTGGACCCGGATGCGATCGCTCCGGCCTCAGTCACCGTTCTTGGTTCTATAATGTTAGCCGGACACGCTCGTGAGCTTTTAGGAGCGAGCATAGTTGATATGGAGTCCCACGCATGA
- a CDS encoding amidohydrolase family protein — protein sequence MANYRLSGTLRGTQRHEVWIVDGVISYRAPQGRVIDMRGYVYPGLLDAHTHPGLNRDGNLLSRQEVRRRLEALRSWGVTAVRDSGGQQNPSHDRAVGLPRIIHCGQHISRPRRYTRYLAVEVEPEDLVAQALFEYEKSDGWIKLVGDWIDREAGDNLPVWPRQALVEAVAAVHERGGKVTVHSFCAETIDDLLEAGVDGIEHGTGMTAEHLQEVARREILITPTVHQIRRFPEFAHAGARFPKYAQRMLRMDEHRREHLQLMIDSGVPMLMGTDTAENVTEVAMPHELIAAVEDGFSPALAMANASYAGRRRLGFPTWEEGMPADFVVYGNDPEVDIRQTLTPASVFIDGIRFPGKN from the coding sequence ATGGCAAACTATCGCCTCAGCGGCACGTTACGCGGAACCCAACGTCACGAAGTATGGATCGTGGACGGGGTGATCTCGTATCGGGCGCCGCAAGGGCGAGTCATTGACATGCGCGGGTACGTCTATCCGGGCCTGCTTGATGCTCATACCCATCCCGGCCTGAACCGGGACGGTAACCTGTTATCACGCCAGGAGGTGCGTCGGCGTTTAGAGGCGTTGCGCAGCTGGGGTGTTACTGCGGTACGTGACAGTGGTGGCCAACAAAACCCGAGCCATGACCGTGCCGTTGGGCTTCCCCGAATTATTCACTGTGGCCAGCATATTTCGCGTCCACGCCGCTACACCCGGTATTTGGCGGTAGAAGTCGAACCAGAAGACCTCGTAGCACAAGCATTGTTTGAATACGAAAAGTCTGATGGTTGGATCAAACTTGTTGGCGATTGGATCGATCGTGAAGCAGGGGACAACCTTCCGGTCTGGCCACGTCAAGCACTCGTTGAGGCAGTCGCTGCTGTGCATGAGCGCGGCGGAAAAGTGACCGTGCATTCGTTTTGTGCTGAAACCATCGACGATCTGCTCGAAGCCGGAGTCGATGGCATTGAACACGGCACTGGAATGACCGCCGAACATCTACAAGAAGTCGCCCGCCGCGAAATTTTGATTACCCCAACTGTCCATCAAATCCGCCGATTCCCGGAATTTGCGCACGCCGGGGCACGCTTCCCGAAGTATGCGCAACGGATGTTACGCATGGATGAGCATCGCCGCGAACACCTGCAGCTGATGATCGATTCTGGGGTTCCGATGCTGATGGGAACAGACACGGCAGAGAACGTCACCGAGGTTGCTATGCCGCATGAGCTTATAGCCGCCGTCGAGGACGGCTTCTCGCCAGCACTAGCCATGGCGAACGCTAGTTACGCTGGCCGGCGCAGGCTCGGTTTCCCTACCTGGGAAGAAGGAATGCCAGCCGACTTCGTCGTCTACGGCAACGATCCAGAAGTCGACATTCGGCAAACTCTCACCCCAGCATCAGTCTTCATTGACGGTATTCGGTTCCCAGGGAAGAATTGA
- the ndk gene encoding nucleoside-diphosphate kinase, whose protein sequence is MSEKQTTLVLIKPDGVRRGLVGQILARIETKGYLLDDIRMVQASEEQLATHYHELVNKPFYPGIVRYMTSGPLVALRVSGHRVIEGVRALSGATDPTTAAAGTIRGDYGYDTGSDAIENLIHSSDSPQSAEHELAVWF, encoded by the coding sequence ATGAGTGAGAAACAAACAACGCTAGTTCTGATCAAACCTGACGGTGTGCGACGCGGTCTGGTGGGCCAAATCTTGGCGCGTATCGAAACCAAAGGATACCTCCTTGACGATATTCGTATGGTGCAGGCGAGCGAAGAGCAGCTTGCTACGCACTACCACGAACTGGTTAATAAGCCGTTCTATCCAGGAATCGTGCGCTACATGACGTCCGGGCCACTGGTGGCGTTGCGCGTGAGTGGCCACCGGGTAATTGAGGGCGTGCGAGCACTGAGTGGAGCAACAGATCCTACCACCGCAGCTGCCGGTACGATTCGTGGCGATTACGGCTACGATACCGGCTCTGACGCTATCGAAAATCTCATTCATTCGTCGGATTCGCCGCAGTCTGCGGAACACGAGTTAGCCGTGTGGTTCTGA
- the ffh gene encoding signal recognition particle protein, giving the protein MFNSLSDRITGSLRNLRKRGRLSEQDVEAVISDIRRALLDADVALPVVRMFTAAVREKAVGAVASQALNPAQQVVKIVNEELISVLGGETRELNWATGTAPTVIMLAGLQGAGKTTLAGKLGRWLRESGKRPLLVASDLQRPNAVQQLSVVAEQAGVAVWAPEPGNGIGDPVQVARTGVAHARENGFDVVVVDTAGRLGIDEEMMEQARQIRDAVVPDEILFVLDAMVGQDAVNTSLAFRDGVGFTGVVLSKLDGDARGGAALSVRGVTGQPVLFASTGEKLDAFERFHADRMASRILDMGDILTLIEQAERTWNEEEAADLATKMAGGTFTLEDFLAQLNQMRKMGSMKKLMGMLPGMGQFRDAIENFDEREIDRQEAIVLSMTKKERENPKILNGSRRQRIAKGSGTTVQEVNSLMERFEQAKKMMTSMARGGGMPGIPGMPGLPGAGGGFTKKQNKKAKKKSGSKKGRSGNPAKRRQQELESARKKEQNKSGAFGAADAGQPEVDIDSLAKFLR; this is encoded by the coding sequence ATGTTCAACTCCCTGTCTGATCGCATAACTGGCTCATTACGTAATCTACGTAAGCGGGGCCGGCTATCTGAGCAGGATGTCGAAGCGGTTATCTCTGATATTCGCCGGGCACTACTTGATGCGGACGTCGCTCTTCCAGTGGTTCGCATGTTCACCGCAGCTGTCCGTGAGAAAGCTGTGGGAGCTGTAGCATCCCAAGCCCTGAACCCGGCCCAACAGGTTGTTAAGATCGTTAACGAAGAACTGATTTCGGTTCTTGGCGGGGAAACTCGTGAGCTGAACTGGGCAACCGGCACTGCTCCAACAGTGATCATGCTTGCTGGTCTTCAAGGTGCTGGAAAGACCACCCTTGCCGGAAAACTTGGTCGCTGGTTGCGTGAAAGCGGAAAGCGTCCATTGTTGGTTGCTTCGGACTTGCAGCGTCCAAACGCTGTTCAGCAGCTCTCGGTTGTTGCCGAGCAAGCTGGGGTAGCGGTCTGGGCGCCAGAACCAGGTAACGGTATTGGTGATCCGGTTCAGGTTGCTCGCACGGGTGTGGCACACGCACGTGAGAATGGTTTCGACGTCGTGGTGGTTGATACCGCGGGGCGTTTGGGTATTGACGAAGAGATGATGGAACAAGCTCGCCAGATTCGCGATGCGGTTGTTCCAGACGAAATTTTATTCGTCCTCGATGCGATGGTTGGTCAAGACGCTGTCAATACCTCACTCGCGTTCCGCGATGGGGTTGGATTTACCGGCGTTGTGCTCTCGAAGCTCGACGGCGATGCTCGCGGTGGTGCGGCGCTTTCAGTTCGTGGGGTTACTGGTCAGCCAGTGCTCTTTGCCTCCACAGGTGAGAAGCTCGATGCCTTTGAGCGCTTCCATGCTGATCGTATGGCATCGCGTATTCTCGATATGGGTGACATCCTCACCCTGATCGAACAGGCAGAGCGTACCTGGAATGAAGAAGAAGCTGCCGATTTGGCAACGAAGATGGCCGGCGGTACCTTCACGCTGGAAGATTTCTTGGCTCAGCTCAATCAGATGCGCAAGATGGGCTCGATGAAGAAGCTCATGGGTATGCTCCCGGGCATGGGACAATTCCGTGATGCGATTGAAAACTTTGATGAGCGCGAGATCGATCGCCAAGAAGCCATCGTTTTGTCGATGACGAAGAAAGAACGTGAAAACCCGAAGATTCTTAACGGTTCGCGCCGGCAGCGTATCGCTAAGGGTTCGGGAACCACTGTTCAAGAAGTTAATTCTTTGATGGAACGCTTCGAACAAGCGAAGAAGATGATGACGTCCATGGCCCGCGGTGGCGGTATGCCAGGCATACCAGGGATGCCCGGACTGCCTGGAGCTGGTGGCGGCTTCACTAAGAAGCAAAACAAGAAGGCGAAGAAGAAGTCTGGTTCGAAGAAGGGACGCTCGGGTAATCCAGCAAAGCGTCGCCAGCAGGAACTCGAATCAGCCCGGAAGAAGGAACAGAACAAGAGTGGAGCATTCGGCGCTGCAGATGCCGGGCAGCCAGAGGTAGATATCGATAGCCTCGCGAAGTTCCTACGGTAA
- the dhaL gene encoding dihydroxyacetone kinase subunit DhaL has protein sequence MWINQWMRLAAERITDNREYLIGLDRTIGDADHGENLDRGFRAVVDYVETANETDVAELFRGIGYTLIAHVGGASGPLFGSAYTRMGEVATKELTPTIIAAMLDRAVGGIQKRGHVVAGEKTMFDVWLSVADAVNHAVDEGADIDQLRDVISESAEVAAQATVDMVATKGRAAYLGERTIGHMDPGAASSQLILQAFSECVN, from the coding sequence ATGTGGATCAACCAATGGATGCGTCTTGCCGCTGAACGTATCACCGACAACCGTGAATATCTCATTGGACTTGATCGCACTATCGGCGACGCCGATCACGGCGAGAACCTCGATCGTGGTTTCCGAGCAGTGGTTGACTATGTGGAGACGGCGAACGAAACTGATGTGGCCGAACTTTTCCGCGGTATTGGATATACGTTGATTGCGCACGTTGGCGGCGCATCGGGTCCGTTGTTTGGTTCTGCTTATACTCGCATGGGCGAAGTGGCAACTAAAGAGCTGACCCCAACCATTATTGCCGCGATGCTCGATCGTGCTGTTGGTGGAATCCAAAAGCGCGGACATGTGGTTGCTGGCGAAAAAACTATGTTCGATGTGTGGCTTTCGGTCGCTGATGCGGTAAACCATGCTGTTGATGAAGGTGCTGATATCGATCAGTTGCGCGATGTTATCAGTGAAAGCGCTGAAGTAGCCGCCCAGGCAACCGTCGATATGGTTGCCACTAAGGGGCGGGCAGCTTATTTAGGGGAACGCACCATTGGACATATGGATCCAGGTGCGGCATCTTCACAACTCATCCTCCAAGCATTCTCGGAGTGTGTAAACTAG
- the ftsY gene encoding signal recognition particle-docking protein FtsY yields the protein MNTFTLLLIVGPLLALLIVGGAIAYVKTRNNKQLPPVHRESLPTGYGAEDSTPDGEWAEVGEEVSPELPAGGEAIAGHPGVDVPESVPSRMQRLRARLANSGGLGKALLGILSRGDLSPADWEELEDTLLMADVGLDATTEILENLRTAVKVAGPDADLRELLRSELLAAVSIDKDRSLNLTGKPSTILMVGVNGTGKTTTTGKLARLLVAEENTVLLGAADTFRAAAADQLGTWGERVGVEVVRSDREGADPASVAFEAVKQGSDNGVDVVIVDTAGRLQNKAGLMDELGKIKRVMEKTVPTSEVLLVLDATTGQNGMTQAKVFAEAAGITGIVLSKLDGTAKGGIVISVQRELGVPVKFVGLGEGADDFAPFDPENFVDSLLS from the coding sequence GTGAATACTTTTACTCTTCTCCTCATCGTTGGCCCGCTCCTAGCTCTACTCATTGTTGGTGGAGCTATTGCTTACGTTAAAACTCGGAATAATAAGCAACTACCGCCGGTACACCGGGAAAGTCTGCCAACTGGCTACGGTGCTGAAGATAGCACGCCTGATGGCGAGTGGGCAGAAGTAGGCGAAGAAGTCTCGCCCGAACTGCCAGCCGGCGGCGAAGCAATTGCGGGCCACCCTGGCGTGGATGTGCCCGAGTCAGTACCGTCGCGTATGCAGCGGCTACGTGCTCGCTTGGCTAATTCTGGCGGACTAGGCAAAGCACTTTTGGGTATTCTTTCGCGTGGCGATCTTTCACCCGCTGATTGGGAAGAGCTTGAAGATACTCTGCTGATGGCCGATGTTGGCCTCGATGCCACCACCGAAATCTTGGAAAACTTGCGCACTGCAGTTAAAGTTGCTGGACCTGATGCAGACTTGCGCGAGTTATTGCGTTCTGAGCTTCTTGCTGCGGTCTCGATTGATAAAGATCGTTCGTTGAACCTTACCGGCAAGCCCAGCACGATTCTGATGGTTGGCGTGAATGGTACCGGTAAAACCACCACCACTGGAAAGCTTGCTCGGTTGCTCGTTGCTGAAGAAAACACTGTGCTCTTAGGTGCGGCTGATACATTCCGTGCGGCCGCTGCAGATCAGCTCGGTACGTGGGGTGAGCGAGTTGGCGTTGAGGTTGTGCGTTCGGATCGTGAAGGCGCAGATCCAGCCTCGGTTGCTTTTGAGGCAGTTAAGCAAGGCTCTGATAACGGTGTCGATGTGGTTATTGTTGATACTGCGGGGCGTTTGCAAAACAAAGCTGGTTTGATGGACGAGCTTGGCAAGATCAAGCGCGTTATGGAAAAAACTGTTCCTACCAGCGAAGTTTTGCTGGTCCTGGATGCCACTACCGGCCAAAATGGTATGACTCAAGCAAAGGTCTTCGCTGAAGCTGCTGGGATCACCGGAATTGTGCTCTCCAAGCTTGACGGCACTGCTAAGGGCGGAATCGTTATTTCGGTACAGCGTGAACTGGGCGTTCCAGTGAAGTTCGTTGGTCTTGGCGAAGGCGCCGATGATTTCGCACCGTTCGATCCAGAAAACTTCGTCGATTCGTTGCTCTCCTAG
- the smc gene encoding chromosome segregation protein SMC, with translation MHLKTLTLRGFKSFASATTLHFEPGINCVVGPNGSGKSNVVDALAWVMGEQGAKNLRGGNMADVIFAGTASRQALGRAEVSLTIDNTDGALPIDYSEVTISRTLFRAGGSEYAINGTACRLLDIQELLSDTGMGRQMHVIIGQGKLDQVLTATPEDRRSFIEEAAGVLKHRRRKEKALHKLDAMQANLTRIEDLATELRRQLGPLARQASTARRAQAIQQHVFDARARLLADDLAQAQARLASHTTNEEVLAARRAETDQAVARARATVNELEAELAQEMPKLEQLTDTWQRATSLTERFSSLRALAMERQRSLTHASPQIHRGESPESIRERAQAARKEEEELRAAVQKAHDNLTVVVANREKAESAEREIDIELSTLNRSIADRREALARLNGQLATVSSKLEALNAERERVVSAAADAQRRAHEAAQQVAQLEQDVVAHTDGDDTLAIEHEEAAKDLAHAQEKLEAARATLTHAQGQTVAWQTKADTLKLSLAPEDATAWALETYRSGITGLVRDAISIDSGWEAGIEAALRGIAEGVVVGSIDEAIDALRAARHANAGHVELLVSGAHTDRDEALAVVEKTGIATNQVRSAASLIHGDDDVAHALRYALNDTIVAVDLATARELMHAGAQRVATLAGDLLTPTTASGGEVEHSATLARQALYDDAVTQAQVAREHEAQAQEEIEQAHTEVADKQNNFDILQSQLTSRDSHMAAVSAQLGVLRQTLAAAQSEDERYAQRMERIDADIAARTAEHEELAQRHQHATTDPDDGSDLLNQLTAKREHAHRTTVELRTSETEARLALRTREERLRAIAGRADSLENTAESVAARIAQEERAAQRRAQAAAVARSIYDYADQALIIAQRIVETASAERTDFQEAHALRETELGAARKALDTALADQRQLADNHHQHELVLAELTLTYRQLAERAIAEAGMEAETLIDEYGPHQLIEEIEPEGRAKSGAGDGGDAGENDGRAIHRYPYVRAEQEKRLARAERDLAKLGKINPLALEEHAALEERHTYLSEQLADLRQSRTDLLQIVADIDQRVHDVMAGAFEDVAREFADIFGRLFPGGEGRLVLTDPESILTTGIDIEARPPGKRVKRLSLLSGGERSLTAVAFLVAIFKARPSPFYVMDEVEAALDDVNLSRLLDIFNELKNNSQLLVITHHKRTMEIADALYGVAMREGGVTSVISQRLKDVSP, from the coding sequence GTGCACCTCAAAACCCTCACTCTGCGTGGTTTTAAGTCGTTCGCATCGGCAACCACACTGCATTTTGAACCAGGGATAAACTGCGTTGTGGGTCCCAATGGATCCGGAAAATCGAACGTTGTTGACGCCCTGGCCTGGGTGATGGGCGAACAAGGCGCAAAGAATCTGCGCGGCGGCAATATGGCGGATGTTATTTTCGCTGGAACTGCCTCCCGGCAGGCGTTAGGACGCGCAGAAGTTTCGCTCACAATCGATAACACTGACGGGGCGTTACCTATCGACTATTCTGAGGTGACCATTTCGCGCACCTTGTTTCGTGCCGGTGGTTCAGAATATGCGATTAACGGCACGGCATGCCGATTGCTTGATATCCAAGAGCTACTGTCAGATACTGGCATGGGTCGGCAGATGCACGTCATTATTGGCCAAGGAAAACTCGACCAAGTCCTCACCGCCACTCCTGAAGATCGGCGTTCCTTCATCGAAGAAGCCGCCGGAGTGCTCAAGCATCGCCGTCGTAAAGAAAAAGCTTTGCACAAGCTGGACGCGATGCAAGCAAACCTGACGCGTATTGAAGATTTAGCAACCGAATTGCGCCGGCAACTGGGCCCGCTGGCCCGTCAAGCCTCCACTGCACGGCGAGCCCAAGCTATTCAGCAGCATGTTTTTGATGCGCGCGCCCGCCTGCTCGCCGACGATCTAGCCCAAGCCCAAGCGCGGCTAGCTAGCCACACCACTAACGAGGAAGTGCTGGCCGCTCGGCGAGCTGAAACCGATCAAGCCGTGGCGCGTGCCCGCGCTACGGTCAACGAGCTCGAAGCTGAACTTGCGCAAGAAATGCCCAAACTTGAGCAGCTCACTGACACCTGGCAGCGTGCCACCTCGCTCACCGAACGTTTCTCGTCGCTGCGCGCCTTGGCAATGGAACGTCAACGTTCGCTTACCCACGCCAGTCCGCAAATTCACCGTGGTGAATCACCCGAGTCGATTCGGGAACGAGCTCAGGCTGCACGCAAGGAAGAAGAGGAGTTGCGGGCTGCAGTCCAGAAAGCCCACGACAACCTCACCGTCGTCGTCGCCAACCGGGAAAAAGCGGAAAGCGCCGAACGAGAAATCGATATCGAACTGTCCACCCTTAACCGGTCAATTGCTGACCGACGTGAAGCCCTAGCGCGCCTCAACGGTCAACTCGCCACTGTTTCGTCGAAACTCGAAGCACTGAACGCTGAACGCGAGCGTGTCGTGAGCGCCGCAGCTGACGCCCAACGTCGTGCCCACGAAGCAGCCCAGCAGGTAGCCCAACTCGAACAAGACGTCGTGGCACATACCGACGGCGACGACACCCTCGCAATCGAACACGAAGAAGCAGCGAAGGATTTAGCGCACGCTCAAGAAAAACTTGAAGCTGCACGGGCCACCCTCACTCACGCCCAAGGCCAAACAGTTGCCTGGCAGACCAAAGCCGATACCCTCAAACTCTCCCTCGCCCCAGAAGATGCCACCGCCTGGGCACTCGAGACCTACCGTAGCGGCATCACCGGGCTCGTGCGCGACGCCATCAGTATCGACAGCGGATGGGAAGCCGGAATCGAAGCCGCCCTGCGCGGAATTGCCGAAGGCGTCGTGGTTGGCAGTATCGATGAGGCAATCGACGCCTTGCGTGCCGCCCGCCATGCCAACGCCGGACACGTCGAACTGTTGGTCTCCGGAGCCCACACTGACCGCGACGAAGCGCTCGCCGTCGTCGAAAAAACAGGTATCGCAACCAACCAGGTACGCTCGGCAGCCTCGCTTATTCACGGTGACGACGACGTCGCACACGCCTTGCGTTACGCGCTCAACGACACGATCGTGGCAGTAGATTTAGCGACTGCACGCGAACTCATGCATGCCGGAGCCCAGCGCGTAGCCACCCTCGCCGGCGACCTGCTCACCCCAACTACCGCCAGTGGTGGCGAAGTCGAGCACAGTGCAACACTGGCCCGCCAAGCCCTCTACGACGACGCCGTCACCCAAGCTCAGGTAGCACGCGAACACGAAGCGCAAGCTCAAGAAGAAATCGAGCAAGCCCATACAGAAGTGGCAGATAAGCAAAACAACTTCGACATCTTACAAAGCCAGCTCACCAGCCGCGACTCGCATATGGCTGCCGTGAGCGCCCAGCTCGGCGTACTGCGGCAAACCTTGGCCGCTGCCCAAAGCGAAGACGAACGATACGCCCAACGTATGGAACGTATCGATGCTGATATTGCTGCCCGTACAGCGGAGCATGAAGAACTTGCACAACGTCATCAACATGCAACAACTGATCCGGATGACGGCTCTGACCTGCTTAACCAGCTCACCGCCAAACGCGAACACGCACACCGCACCACCGTTGAACTACGCACCAGCGAAACCGAAGCTCGGCTGGCGTTGCGCACTCGCGAAGAACGACTGCGAGCCATTGCTGGACGTGCCGATAGTTTAGAAAACACGGCAGAATCGGTGGCGGCCCGGATAGCTCAGGAAGAACGCGCCGCGCAGCGCCGTGCCCAAGCAGCCGCGGTTGCCCGCTCTATATACGACTATGCCGACCAAGCCTTGATTATTGCCCAACGCATTGTTGAAACGGCAAGTGCCGAGCGCACTGACTTCCAAGAAGCGCACGCGTTGCGCGAAACCGAATTGGGTGCGGCACGTAAAGCTCTTGACACGGCGTTGGCTGATCAACGCCAGCTCGCCGATAACCACCACCAACACGAGCTTGTCTTGGCCGAGTTAACGCTGACGTACCGCCAGTTAGCTGAACGTGCGATCGCGGAGGCTGGTATGGAAGCTGAGACATTGATCGACGAATACGGGCCACACCAGCTCATTGAAGAAATTGAGCCGGAGGGCAGGGCCAAGTCTGGTGCGGGCGACGGTGGCGACGCGGGGGAGAACGACGGCCGGGCAATTCACCGCTATCCGTATGTGCGCGCCGAGCAAGAAAAGCGGTTGGCGCGCGCCGAACGTGACCTGGCCAAGCTTGGAAAGATCAATCCGCTGGCGTTGGAAGAACATGCTGCGCTCGAAGAACGCCACACGTATCTTTCCGAACAACTCGCCGACCTGCGTCAATCACGCACCGACTTGCTACAGATCGTTGCCGACATCGACCAGCGCGTCCACGACGTGATGGCTGGGGCATTTGAGGACGTCGCCCGCGAATTCGCTGACATTTTCGGCCGGCTTTTCCCTGGGGGAGAAGGGCGGTTAGTATTGACCGATCCGGAGTCAATTTTGACGACCGGAATCGATATCGAAGCACGCCCGCCAGGCAAACGTGTCAAGCGGTTGTCGTTGCTTTCTGGTGGTGAACGTTCGTTGACGGCGGTGGCTTTCTTGGTGGCGATTTTTAAGGCTCGCCCGTCCCCGTTCTATGTGATGGACGAAGTTGAGGCCGCGCTCGACGACGTGAATCTGTCGCGCTTGCTCGATATTTTTAACGAGTTGAAGAATAACTCGCAGTTGTTGGTGATTACGCACCACAAGCGCACGATGGAAATTGCGGATGCACTTTACGGTGTGGCGATGCGCGAAGGCGGAGTGACGTCGGTTATTTCGCAACGGCTCAAAGACGTCAGTCCGTAA